A stretch of Candidatus Bathyarchaeota archaeon DNA encodes these proteins:
- a CDS encoding MFS transporter: protein MGEHLGIQNRFSFMTGNIAVLTMTQVLGRFFRSMVFPYASLYVLALGGGSSQIGIINSLRPLAGLVMFPLAGYFTDRAGRKILIALAGYLSAATMMLYVFAPSWEWIALGAFLQGFMVFQFPPTSAIIADSLAPENRGIGVATMTTIASVLGMFSPYIAALVLQIYDTAPGMRILYALLAGAGAAGATINLRFLDETAREVEMGPRLSVSQIFRDVYGGIPLMLRQLPAPLKALGVVMVLGFMANGVASSFWVVYVVEEIGLSTVDWGLILFIEGALKVVFYIPAGVLVDKYGRARSLMASLLFSIISIPMFVFARGFYQVLAIRLAVGVSNVLFIPACSALMADYVPRDIRGRVMAALGRGTVIVGATGGGTGGPGVGFLITIPLMVASVAGGILYAVNPIYPWLFLVFTILMSLAVTGLYIRDPKIAEI from the coding sequence ATGGGGGAACATCTAGGGATCCAAAATCGTTTCAGCTTTATGACCGGGAATATTGCAGTCCTCACTATGACCCAAGTCCTAGGCAGGTTCTTCAGGAGCATGGTGTTCCCATACGCCAGCCTGTATGTCCTTGCTCTAGGCGGGGGGTCCTCCCAGATCGGGATAATCAACTCCCTACGCCCTCTTGCCGGCCTAGTTATGTTCCCCCTGGCAGGTTACTTCACTGATAGGGCCGGGAGAAAGATTCTCATCGCCCTAGCAGGGTACCTTTCAGCTGCGACAATGATGCTTTACGTCTTCGCGCCAAGCTGGGAGTGGATTGCACTAGGCGCTTTCCTCCAGGGCTTCATGGTGTTCCAGTTCCCTCCCACCTCCGCGATAATTGCGGACTCTTTGGCCCCTGAGAATAGGGGGATCGGCGTCGCGACCATGACCACCATAGCCTCGGTCCTAGGGATGTTTAGCCCTTACATCGCGGCCCTCGTGCTCCAGATCTATGATACCGCTCCAGGGATGAGGATCCTTTATGCGCTCCTAGCTGGGGCTGGCGCCGCGGGGGCCACTATCAATCTCCGATTCCTCGATGAGACCGCCAGGGAAGTCGAAATGGGCCCTCGCTTGAGCGTCTCCCAGATCTTTAGGGATGTCTATGGAGGGATACCCTTGATGCTGCGACAGCTTCCCGCCCCCTTAAAGGCTCTGGGGGTAGTGATGGTCCTCGGGTTTATGGCCAACGGTGTCGCGTCAAGCTTTTGGGTGGTGTACGTTGTGGAGGAGATCGGACTTTCCACAGTGGATTGGGGGCTGATCCTTTTCATCGAGGGCGCCCTTAAGGTCGTCTTTTACATCCCCGCCGGCGTATTGGTGGACAAGTATGGTAGGGCCAGGTCCCTAATGGCTTCACTCCTTTTTTCTATTATATCTATTCCTATGTTCGTCTTCGCCCGAGGCTTTTACCAGGTGCTGGCGATCCGCCTCGCCGTTGGGGTTTCCAACGTACTTTTCATCCCCGCCTGTTCAGCACTCATGGCAGATTATGTTCCCCGAGACATCCGTGGGAGAGTGATGGCTGCCTTAGGGAGGGGCACGGTTATCGTTGGGGCTACAGGGGGAGGGACTGGGGGGCCAGGGGTGGGGTTCCTAATAACCATCCCCTTAATGGTCGCCTCAGTCGCAGGGGGGATACTCTACGCTGTGAACCCCATATATCCTTGGCTTTTCCTTGTCTTCACCATCCTGATGTCCTTAGCCGTAACAGGGCTCTACATTCGTGACCCTAAAATCGCCGAGATCTGA
- a CDS encoding ketopantoate reductase family protein — translation MGAGAIGSYYGYMLSRKMDVLLIGRQRHIDAIKSRGLELTGAIDGVFDLDVSTEIRGNLGDSLIILTTKAYDIEKTINKIRGVLRSNTTILVLQNGLGNEDLVQALVGPEVDVIRGLVSTGVEFLSPGRIEVKLVRDTVLPKTAKSEKIERLFTSCGLQVRLSERMDTEIWRKLTMNCVINPLSALFCMPSTEIAVDGLREVRKSIVDECIRVAEREGVNLDGDLEGEISRAAASYSNLSSMCQDIMKGRKTEIDFLNGKISELGRRHKVPTPVNDVFILLIQFMRARYIAM, via the coding sequence CTGGGAGCTGGGGCTATAGGCAGTTATTACGGCTACATGCTCTCACGGAAAATGGACGTCCTCCTCATAGGCAGGCAGAGACATATTGATGCCATTAAGTCCCGGGGCTTGGAACTTACTGGGGCGATCGATGGGGTCTTTGACTTAGACGTCTCAACTGAGATCAGAGGCAACCTAGGGGACTCATTAATAATTCTCACAACTAAGGCCTATGACATAGAGAAAACAATTAATAAAATCAGGGGAGTCCTTAGGTCCAATACAACAATCTTGGTTTTGCAGAACGGTCTTGGTAATGAGGACCTGGTTCAAGCTTTAGTTGGCCCGGAGGTTGATGTGATAAGGGGGCTTGTCTCAACTGGGGTGGAGTTTCTATCCCCTGGGCGGATCGAGGTTAAGTTGGTCAGAGACACCGTGCTTCCCAAGACAGCCAAAAGTGAAAAGATAGAGCGGCTTTTCACTTCGTGCGGCCTTCAGGTCCGGCTATCAGAGCGGATGGACACAGAGATTTGGAGGAAACTAACTATGAATTGCGTTATCAATCCCCTCAGCGCCCTGTTCTGTATGCCCAGCACGGAGATAGCGGTCGATGGTCTGAGGGAGGTCAGGAAGAGCATCGTGGATGAGTGTATAAGGGTCGCCGAAAGGGAAGGAGTCAACCTCGATGGTGATTTAGAGGGGGAGATCTCAAGGGCTGCAGCCTCTTACTCTAATCTCTCATCGATGTGCCAGGACATCATGAAGGGACGGAAGACCGAGATAGATTTCCTAAACGGAAAGATAAGCGAACTGGGACGGAGACATAAAGTGCCTACGCCTGTCAACGATGTCTTCATCTTACTGATTCAGTTCATGCGCGCGCGTTATATAGCAATGTAG
- a CDS encoding PLP-dependent cysteine synthase family protein: MVIANSITDLIGGTPLLRINGLTGPCDAEVIVKLESFNAGGSIKDRIAKYLIEYAEAAGSLDKDKTILEATSGNTGIALAMIAAAKGYKITIVMSKRTSEERRKLIRAYGADLVLSPAERGTGGAIEMKRSLLEENPEKYIDINQFRDPANILAHYQTTGQEIIKQTGGDFNMVVTGIGTGGTGAGISLRVKGFKRSIQVIGVTSKKGSSIPGLRNPNEPNPTQLFRPEGFDEIVSLSDDDHPAVKAVARGAAKEEGLLVGMSAAAILHIALQKAKSLGKGKKIVAILPDDGMKYLSTDFYSSNLPQSN; encoded by the coding sequence ATGGTCATCGCCAACAGCATCACTGACCTGATAGGGGGCACTCCTCTCCTCAGGATCAACGGGCTTACGGGACCCTGCGATGCAGAGGTCATAGTCAAGCTAGAAAGCTTCAACGCCGGCGGCTCTATCAAGGACAGGATTGCAAAGTACCTCATCGAATACGCTGAAGCTGCTGGATCCCTCGACAAGGATAAGACAATTCTCGAGGCGACCTCGGGAAATACGGGCATCGCCCTAGCCATGATCGCCGCGGCTAAGGGATACAAGATAACAATCGTGATGTCCAAGAGGACTAGCGAAGAAAGAAGGAAGCTCATTAGGGCATATGGGGCCGACCTGGTACTCAGCCCAGCAGAGAGGGGGACGGGGGGGGCCATTGAGATGAAGCGAAGCCTTTTGGAGGAGAACCCAGAAAAATATATAGACATCAACCAATTCAGGGACCCCGCTAACATCCTGGCCCACTACCAGACCACGGGGCAGGAGATAATCAAACAGACAGGCGGGGATTTTAACATGGTCGTCACCGGCATAGGCACTGGGGGAACCGGCGCGGGGATCTCCTTGAGAGTAAAAGGATTCAAACGATCCATCCAAGTAATAGGAGTCACATCCAAAAAGGGCAGCTCCATCCCAGGGCTGCGGAATCCCAACGAGCCTAACCCGACCCAGCTATTCCGGCCAGAAGGATTCGACGAGATCGTAAGTCTTTCTGATGATGACCACCCCGCTGTGAAAGCCGTAGCAAGGGGAGCTGCAAAGGAAGAGGGCTTACTGGTGGGGATGAGCGCAGCAGCAATTCTCCACATTGCGCTGCAAAAGGCGAAAAGTCTAGGAAAGGGAAAGAAAATAGTCGCTATACTTCCCGATGACGGGATGAAGTATCTAAGCACCGATTTCTATAGCAGCAACTTGCCTCAGTCAAACTGA
- a CDS encoding MBL fold metallo-hydrolase, whose translation MPLDIYFLGTGGGRFSMLTQKRRTAGILLVHGETHVHVDPGPGALVYSNLARLDPQNLEGIVVTHCHPDHYTDAEVLIEAMSHGTRTKRGLFAAPKSVLIGNSDYDRGVSRYHSNLPATVETMKSGRSFGIDGLVLEAMEARHSETEGVGIRIRVPGVGDVGYTSDTGFFEGLSEQYRGLRILIACAMWPRWEHLRYHLNTEEVRIIVEKAKPGAVILTHFGMKMLNAEPGEEATYIEKETGIPVVAAQDGMRVIVSDRIEVRSSRKCESPRIIDA comes from the coding sequence ATGCCACTTGACATCTATTTCCTTGGAACAGGCGGCGGCCGCTTTTCCATGCTTACCCAGAAACGCAGGACTGCAGGAATCCTACTCGTCCACGGAGAGACCCACGTTCACGTTGATCCTGGCCCAGGAGCCCTCGTATACTCAAACTTGGCCCGCCTCGACCCCCAGAATCTTGAAGGGATCGTAGTTACCCATTGCCACCCCGACCACTACACTGATGCAGAAGTCCTCATTGAAGCCATGAGTCACGGGACCAGAACAAAGCGGGGGCTCTTCGCAGCCCCAAAGAGCGTGCTCATAGGAAACTCCGACTATGACAGAGGCGTCTCCAGGTACCACTCAAACCTCCCGGCAACGGTGGAGACAATGAAGTCTGGCCGTTCCTTCGGGATCGATGGTCTTGTTTTGGAGGCCATGGAGGCTCGGCATAGTGAGACCGAAGGCGTGGGGATTCGGATCAGGGTTCCAGGGGTCGGTGACGTGGGTTACACCTCAGACACGGGGTTCTTCGAGGGCCTTAGCGAGCAATATCGTGGCCTACGGATACTAATCGCCTGTGCCATGTGGCCTCGTTGGGAACATCTGAGATACCACCTCAACACAGAGGAGGTGCGGATTATCGTTGAGAAAGCTAAGCCTGGGGCCGTAATCCTCACCCACTTCGGGATGAAAATGCTGAACGCAGAGCCCGGAGAGGAGGCCACCTACATTGAAAAGGAGACCGGTATCCCCGTGGTGGCTGCTCAGGACGGAATGAGGGTGATCGTTAGTGATCGGATAGAAGTCAGGAGTTCTAGAAAGTGCGAAAGTCCTCGTATCATTGATGCATAA
- a CDS encoding valine--tRNA ligase produces MKRLPRKINFIENEKKWQSLWEERGIYRYDWEDNSRQRYSIDTPPPYPSGNFHMGNVLNWTYFDMRARFKRMQGFNVNFPQGWDCHGLPTEVAVEKAKGIRRSDLPPDQFRALCEVWIEQYIGVMKEAVIRLGCSVDWSLEYRTMEPDYIRKVQKSFLILYDKNMIYKGDHPINWCPRCETAIADAEVERQNRTGKIYTIAFSIEGEDLLIATTRPEYIPACVAIGVHPDDDRFNHLVGKEAKLPYSQRIVPIIANAEVDPEFGTGSMMICTYGDKADVVAVARYKLPVIKLIDERGILTNAAGKYDGMGIVEARKAIVADLDELGLLHGIESITQEVGACWRCDTSIEVVSTDQWFMRTMSLTDDVVRTAKEIKWFPDWMRNRLIDWATGLEWDWVLSRQRVFATPIPAWYCKGCGTIRLAKSEELPVDPRVTITEHTCECGETEWIGESDVLDTWFDSSLTCAIHAGWPDREDWRKLFPASLHPSGQDIIRTWAYYLMVRHISLFGENAYDSVLINGMVLGGDGRKMSKSLGNFVATPEVFDKYGSDSARMWAATGGSTGTDIPFRWTDVEYGWRFIRKLWNACRFASMRLENYEQGEKPQLELVDKWILTKLENLVKLATKEFEECRFMNAADATRNFVWHVFCDHYLEAVKHRLYGEGEEKAAAQWTLHYAVKRILQLLAPVMPHLTEEIYCTMYSKGERDSIHLSKWPDQDESLVDFKSEAHGELIISAIRDIRREKNRQGISLNAPLDQVFIYVSEAEKADSLVLGIEDIAATLKSESVEIQEEEGGEYPIEGYEGVRFSFSVQVQKE; encoded by the coding sequence TTGAAGAGACTTCCAAGAAAGATAAATTTCATTGAAAACGAAAAGAAATGGCAATCGCTTTGGGAGGAGCGAGGGATATACAGATACGACTGGGAGGATAACTCGAGACAAAGATACAGCATCGATACGCCTCCGCCATATCCGAGCGGGAACTTCCACATGGGTAACGTCCTCAACTGGACCTATTTTGATATGAGAGCCCGGTTCAAGAGGATGCAAGGCTTTAACGTTAACTTCCCCCAGGGATGGGACTGCCATGGCCTCCCAACAGAAGTTGCTGTGGAAAAAGCTAAGGGAATCAGGCGTTCTGATCTGCCTCCTGACCAGTTCAGGGCCCTCTGCGAGGTATGGATCGAGCAATACATCGGGGTCATGAAGGAAGCTGTGATCCGCCTTGGGTGCAGTGTTGATTGGAGCCTCGAGTACCGCACCATGGAGCCTGATTACATCCGGAAGGTGCAGAAGAGCTTCCTTATTCTTTACGACAAGAACATGATCTACAAGGGAGATCACCCCATTAACTGGTGTCCCCGATGCGAGACGGCGATTGCTGACGCTGAGGTAGAACGGCAGAACAGAACCGGGAAGATATATACCATTGCCTTTAGCATTGAGGGGGAGGACCTACTCATTGCCACCACGAGGCCAGAATACATTCCAGCCTGCGTGGCTATTGGGGTGCACCCTGACGACGACCGGTTTAACCATCTTGTGGGTAAGGAGGCGAAGCTTCCCTATTCCCAAAGGATTGTACCCATTATCGCGAACGCCGAGGTTGACCCTGAGTTTGGCACTGGTTCTATGATGATCTGCACCTACGGGGATAAGGCTGACGTCGTAGCCGTGGCCCGATATAAGCTACCTGTGATCAAGCTCATTGATGAGAGGGGGATATTGACTAATGCTGCTGGGAAGTACGATGGGATGGGGATCGTGGAGGCAAGGAAGGCCATCGTGGCCGATCTTGATGAACTCGGCCTCCTCCACGGTATTGAGAGCATAACTCAGGAGGTGGGGGCCTGCTGGAGATGTGATACTTCGATAGAAGTGGTCTCTACAGATCAGTGGTTTATGCGGACAATGAGTCTCACGGACGATGTGGTGCGGACTGCTAAAGAGATTAAGTGGTTCCCTGACTGGATGCGTAACAGGCTCATTGACTGGGCTACTGGCCTTGAATGGGATTGGGTGCTGAGCAGGCAGAGAGTGTTTGCCACTCCTATACCTGCCTGGTACTGCAAGGGATGTGGGACGATCCGGTTGGCCAAGTCCGAGGAGTTACCCGTCGACCCTCGAGTAACCATTACTGAGCACACCTGCGAGTGCGGTGAAACTGAGTGGATTGGTGAATCTGACGTGCTGGACACCTGGTTTGACTCAAGTCTCACCTGCGCCATCCACGCCGGGTGGCCTGATAGAGAAGACTGGCGGAAACTATTCCCAGCCTCGTTGCACCCCAGCGGACAGGACATCATCAGGACCTGGGCATACTATCTCATGGTACGCCACATCTCCCTCTTTGGGGAGAACGCCTACGACTCAGTGCTTATCAACGGGATGGTGTTAGGGGGAGACGGCCGCAAGATGAGTAAAAGTCTCGGTAATTTCGTTGCTACTCCGGAGGTCTTTGATAAATATGGCTCCGACTCAGCCCGGATGTGGGCTGCTACAGGCGGGAGCACGGGTACTGATATCCCCTTTAGATGGACCGACGTAGAATACGGCTGGAGGTTTATCAGGAAGCTCTGGAACGCCTGTCGCTTCGCAAGTATGAGGCTTGAAAACTATGAGCAAGGGGAAAAACCTCAGCTGGAGCTTGTTGATAAATGGATATTGACCAAACTTGAAAACTTGGTGAAGCTGGCTACAAAAGAGTTTGAGGAGTGCCGATTTATGAACGCTGCTGATGCTACTCGGAACTTCGTTTGGCACGTTTTCTGTGACCACTACCTTGAGGCGGTGAAACACAGGCTTTATGGGGAGGGAGAAGAGAAGGCGGCCGCCCAGTGGACACTCCATTATGCAGTAAAGCGCATTCTACAACTCCTCGCCCCGGTGATGCCCCACTTAACCGAAGAGATTTACTGCACAATGTACTCTAAAGGCGAACGCGACAGCATCCATTTGAGCAAATGGCCCGATCAAGACGAATCCTTAGTTGACTTTAAGTCGGAAGCTCACGGGGAGCTGATAATCTCAGCGATTCGGGACATCCGGAGGGAGAAGAACCGACAAGGTATCTCTCTCAATGCGCCCCTAGACCAGGTCTTCATCTATGTCTCAGAGGCTGAGAAGGCCGATAGCCTAGTTTTGGGTATTGAGGATATCGCTGCGACCCTTAAGTCGGAAAGTGTTGAGATCCAGGAAGAAGAGGGCGGAGAGTATCCTATTGAGGGCTAC